One genomic region from Neisseria weaveri encodes:
- the ispH gene encoding 4-hydroxy-3-methylbut-2-enyl diphosphate reductase, whose product MTEKTILLANPRGFCAGVDRAISIVERALEEFGAPIYVRHEVVHNKFVVDNLRDKGAVFIEDLADVPEGATLIYSAHGVSKAVQDEAEARGFRVFDATCPLVTKVHKEVARLDEQGYQIIMIGHKGHPEVEGTMGQLPEGTMLLVETVDDVAGLEVRNPDKLSHVSQTTLSVDETKDIIEALRARFPNIRSPHKEDICYATTNRQEAVKTLASECDIVIVVGSPNSSNSNRLREVAAQRGIDSYMVDNAGYLKPEWFEGKRKVGVTAGASAPEVLVQEVVSAIQSWGHDTVCEGEGVEESIVFVLPKALRK is encoded by the coding sequence AAACCATTCTTTTAGCCAATCCGCGCGGATTCTGCGCCGGCGTGGACAGAGCCATCAGCATTGTAGAGCGGGCACTGGAAGAATTCGGTGCGCCGATTTATGTGCGCCATGAAGTCGTGCACAATAAATTCGTGGTGGACAACCTGCGCGATAAAGGTGCGGTGTTTATCGAAGATTTGGCGGATGTGCCCGAAGGTGCGACCTTGATTTATTCGGCGCACGGCGTATCCAAAGCGGTTCAGGATGAAGCCGAGGCGCGCGGTTTCCGTGTGTTTGACGCAACTTGTCCGTTGGTGACAAAAGTGCATAAAGAAGTGGCGCGCTTGGATGAGCAGGGCTATCAGATTATTATGATCGGCCATAAGGGACACCCTGAAGTGGAAGGGACGATGGGGCAGCTGCCTGAAGGTACGATGCTGCTGGTGGAAACCGTAGATGATGTTGCCGGTTTGGAAGTGCGCAATCCGGATAAGCTGTCGCACGTCAGCCAAACGACTTTGTCGGTAGATGAAACCAAAGACATTATCGAAGCCTTGCGGGCGCGTTTTCCCAATATCCGCAGTCCGCATAAGGAAGATATCTGCTATGCGACCACCAACCGTCAAGAAGCGGTAAAAACTTTGGCGTCGGAGTGTGATATCGTGATTGTAGTCGGTTCGCCTAACAGCTCGAACAGCAACCGTTTGCGCGAAGTAGCGGCGCAGCGCGGTATTGATTCGTATATGGTCGACAACGCCGGATACCTCAAACCGGAGTGGTTTGAGGGTAAGCGCAAAGTCGGCGTAACCGCCGGGGCTTCCGCGCCCGAAGTATTGGTGCAGGAAGTGGTGTCAGCCATTCAAAGCTGGGGACACGATACCGTTTGCGAAGGTGAAGGCGTAGAAGAGAGCATTGTTTTCGTGCTGCCTAAAGCATTGCGTAAATAA